A genomic segment from Castor canadensis chromosome 1, mCasCan1.hap1v2, whole genome shotgun sequence encodes:
- the LOC141411020 gene encoding serum amyloid A-3 protein-like, which translates to MKLAIGIIFCFLLLGVDSQRWTSFVKEAGQGARDMWRAYSDMREANWKGADKYFHARGNYDASRRGPGGAWAAKVISDAREGIQRLTGHGAEDSRADQFANEWGRSGKDPNHFRPAGLPRKY; encoded by the exons ATGAAGCTTGCCATTGGCAtcattttctgcttcctgttGTTGGGAGTTGACAGCCAAAGGTGGACCTCATTTGTCAAGGAAGCTGGTCAAG GGGCGAGAGACATGTGGCGAGCCTACTCTGACATGAGAGAGGCCAATTGGAAAGGAGCGGACAAGTACTTCCATGCTCGGGGGAACTATGATGCTTCCCGGAGGGGACCTGGGGGAGCCTGGGCTGCTAAAGTCATCAG TGATGCCAGAGAGGGTATTCAGAGACTCACAGGCCATGGAGCAGAGGACTCAAGGGCTGACCAGTTTGCCAATGAATGGGGCCGGAGTGGCAAAGACCCCAATCACTTCAGACCTGCTGGCCTGCCCAGAAAATATTGA